One Sphingomicrobium sp. XHP0239 DNA segment encodes these proteins:
- a CDS encoding FAD-dependent oxidoreductase, whose protein sequence is MPTRAEPDYLIVGGGFYGCALALFLASVSDNVTLVEAGDTLLMRASRVNQARVHTGFHYPRSALTAVKSMMLHRRFMADFPDAVSEERPMLYAIARHRSKVSARRFERMFRELGAPIAPASIRDEALFNADMVEQVFECREATFDHRMLRERMAERLDASSVEVRLNTNVEAIKETATGVEVGLSGGETLRVGTLFNITYSGINHLLEKAGKRRAPLKHELAELAIVEVPPALVGLNVTLMDGPFFSCMSYPSMGLHSLTHVRYTPHMSWKDDGSVPSRDPYAVLDAAGLESRAPHMIRDAARYLPALADARHETSLYEVKTILTQNERDDGRPILYQRGPANSRIVSVLGGKIDNIYDLFDLVRQSDPALAGASEKLLVEARA, encoded by the coding sequence ATGCCGACCCGCGCTGAGCCGGATTACCTGATCGTCGGCGGCGGCTTCTACGGCTGCGCGCTGGCGCTGTTCCTCGCCTCGGTGTCGGACAATGTCACGCTCGTCGAAGCGGGCGACACGCTGCTGATGCGTGCGTCTCGGGTCAACCAGGCGCGCGTCCACACCGGCTTCCACTACCCCCGTTCGGCGCTGACCGCGGTCAAGTCGATGATGCTGCACCGCCGCTTCATGGCTGACTTCCCCGACGCGGTGAGCGAGGAACGGCCGATGCTCTACGCCATTGCGCGGCACCGCTCCAAGGTCAGCGCGCGCCGCTTCGAGCGGATGTTCCGCGAACTGGGCGCCCCCATCGCCCCCGCCTCAATCCGCGACGAGGCCTTGTTCAACGCCGACATGGTCGAGCAGGTGTTCGAATGCCGCGAGGCGACCTTCGACCACCGGATGCTGCGCGAGCGCATGGCCGAGAGGCTCGACGCCTCGAGCGTCGAGGTGCGACTCAACACGAACGTCGAGGCCATCAAGGAGACCGCGACCGGAGTCGAGGTCGGCCTGTCGGGCGGCGAGACGTTGCGCGTGGGCACACTGTTCAACATCACCTATTCGGGTATCAATCATCTGCTCGAGAAAGCCGGCAAGCGCCGCGCGCCATTGAAGCACGAGCTGGCCGAACTGGCGATTGTCGAAGTGCCGCCCGCGCTGGTGGGGCTCAACGTCACGCTGATGGACGGGCCCTTCTTCTCGTGCATGAGCTATCCCTCTATGGGGCTCCACTCACTCACCCATGTCCGCTACACCCCGCACATGTCGTGGAAGGACGACGGCAGCGTGCCGAGCCGCGACCCCTATGCCGTGCTCGACGCCGCAGGCCTCGAGAGCCGCGCCCCTCATATGATCCGCGACGCCGCGCGCTACCTGCCCGCGCTCGCCGATGCCCGCCATGAAACGAGCCTCTACGAAGTGAAGACCATCCTCACTCAGAACGAACGCGACGACGGTCGCCCGATCCTTTACCAGCGCGGCCCCGCTAACAGCCGCATCGTGTCGGTGCTGGGCGGCAAGATCGACAATATCTACGACCTATTCGACCTTGTCCGTCAGTCGGACCCGGCGCTGGCGGGGGCGAGCGAGAAGCTTCTGGTGGAAGCGCGCGCATGA
- a CDS encoding FAD-dependent oxidoreductase: MRHFAIVGSGPAGFYTAEALSKAYGDGARIDIIDRLPVPYGLIRFGVAPDHQSIKKVSLRYDKVADADNVRFLGNVAIGDAVSVDELRSLYDAVVMATGAPNDRTLGIPGEELAGVVGSAAFVGWYNGHPDHADLDPPLDGEDVVIVGNGNVALDVARILAKTPEELGESDIVRHAYDALAASRVKRITILGRRGPHQIAMTPKELSELAHLERARPVVDPADLPPLSEQEALEDRGLAKSAGLVRDYAAMEGERPITITFDFFARPVRIEGESCTERVIVERTALDANGRARGTGETYALPASLVVTCIGYASPPMSGVAYDSNRGRFANDAGRIEDNLYAVGWARRGPTGTIGTNRPDGYEVAASIEADMPPGSDGGRRGGEGLDDLLEEREVHSTCFSDWRSIEQAEVAAARDGAPREKFVSVTEMLKVLGQA, from the coding sequence ATGCGCCATTTCGCCATTGTCGGATCGGGACCGGCGGGTTTCTATACCGCCGAGGCGCTGTCGAAGGCCTATGGCGACGGCGCGCGGATCGACATCATCGACCGCCTGCCCGTCCCCTACGGCCTCATCCGCTTCGGCGTCGCCCCCGATCACCAGTCGATCAAGAAAGTATCGCTGCGCTACGACAAGGTGGCGGATGCCGACAACGTCCGCTTCCTCGGCAACGTCGCGATCGGCGACGCCGTCTCGGTCGACGAACTGCGCAGCCTGTACGACGCCGTCGTGATGGCGACGGGAGCGCCCAACGACCGCACGCTCGGCATTCCGGGCGAGGAACTGGCGGGGGTCGTCGGCTCGGCCGCCTTCGTCGGCTGGTACAACGGCCACCCCGATCATGCCGATCTCGACCCGCCGCTGGACGGCGAGGACGTGGTGATCGTCGGCAACGGCAATGTCGCGCTCGACGTCGCGCGGATCCTCGCCAAGACGCCCGAGGAACTGGGCGAAAGCGACATCGTCCGCCACGCCTATGACGCGCTCGCGGCGAGCCGGGTGAAGCGCATCACCATCCTCGGCCGTCGCGGCCCGCACCAGATCGCGATGACTCCCAAGGAATTGTCCGAACTCGCGCATCTGGAGCGCGCGCGCCCGGTCGTCGATCCCGCCGACCTGCCCCCGCTTTCTGAACAGGAGGCGCTGGAGGATCGCGGGCTCGCCAAATCGGCGGGACTGGTGCGCGACTATGCCGCGATGGAGGGCGAGCGGCCGATCACCATCACCTTCGACTTCTTCGCCCGCCCGGTGCGGATCGAGGGGGAGAGCTGCACCGAACGCGTCATCGTCGAACGGACGGCGCTGGACGCCAACGGACGTGCGCGCGGAACCGGGGAAACCTACGCGCTGCCCGCCTCGCTGGTCGTGACCTGCATCGGCTACGCCAGCCCGCCCATGTCCGGGGTCGCCTACGATTCGAACAGGGGCCGCTTCGCGAACGATGCGGGACGGATCGAGGACAATCTCTACGCCGTCGGCTGGGCACGGCGCGGCCCGACGGGCACGATCGGAACCAACCGGCCCGACGGCTACGAGGTCGCGGCCTCGATCGAGGCGGACATGCCCCCCGGGTCGGACGGCGGCCGCCGGGGCGGGGAGGGGCTCGACGATCTCCTCGAGGAGCGCGAGGTTCATTCGACCTGCTTTTCCGACTGGCGCTCGATCGAACAGGCGGAGGTCGCCGCGGCCCGCGACGGCGCCCCGCGCGAGAAATTCGTCTCGGTCACCGAGATGCTGAAGGTGCTGGGACAGGCATAA
- a CDS encoding sugar phosphate isomerase/epimerase family protein, producing MIFAMSNIAWAPDERLGAYAALAEAGISGLEIAPGILFDGAEDPMDPDIATAERAMGELADHGLALVSMQSLLYGVEDAALFGDARQRQRFADAMHRAIDLAGRFAIPNVVFGSPRQRVIPKGANDEAAIDHAATTFASFADRAAEAGTVIAMEPNPAAYGTNFLTSLQEAIGFVAAVNHPALRLNFDLGAIIMNGDAARAADLARAVASHVHHVHVSEPDLAPAPADPAALAPVLAALAEKGYDRAVSIEMRRTDEGLAAVTSRIAALAQARKLCS from the coding sequence ATGATTTTCGCCATGTCCAACATCGCCTGGGCGCCCGACGAACGGCTCGGCGCCTATGCCGCTCTCGCCGAGGCGGGGATAAGCGGGCTCGAGATCGCACCCGGCATCCTGTTCGACGGCGCCGAGGATCCGATGGACCCCGACATCGCCACCGCCGAGCGCGCGATGGGAGAGCTCGCCGATCATGGCCTCGCGCTCGTCTCGATGCAGTCGCTACTCTACGGGGTAGAGGATGCGGCGTTGTTCGGCGATGCCCGCCAGCGGCAGCGTTTTGCCGACGCGATGCACCGCGCGATCGACCTCGCGGGCCGCTTCGCCATACCCAACGTCGTGTTCGGCTCGCCCCGCCAGCGGGTGATTCCCAAAGGCGCGAACGACGAGGCCGCCATCGATCATGCGGCGACTACCTTCGCGAGCTTCGCCGACCGCGCCGCCGAGGCGGGGACGGTCATCGCGATGGAGCCCAACCCCGCGGCCTATGGCACCAATTTCCTCACCTCGCTGCAGGAAGCCATTGGGTTCGTCGCCGCCGTGAACCATCCCGCGCTACGACTGAATTTCGACCTCGGCGCCATCATCATGAACGGCGATGCTGCGCGCGCCGCCGACCTCGCTCGCGCGGTCGCGAGCCACGTTCATCACGTCCATGTGTCCGAGCCCGATCTCGCCCCCGCCCCCGCCGATCCGGCGGCGCTCGCCCCCGTGCTCGCCGCGCTCGCGGAGAAGGGCTACGACCGGGCGGTCTCGATCGAGATGCGCCGCACAGACGAGGGGCTCGCCGCCGTCACGTCGCGCATAGCCGCGCTCGCCCAGGCCAGGAAATTGTGTTCATGA
- a CDS encoding DUF6798 domain-containing protein: MTGVARPRAVDWSLVILLALSCWLVQGYAFPHVNHGQEIPPVYALLDPTMFANDFAAQDFLGPNPRTLYQYGLAGLVRLVGSVGTALFLLNILAHLAFFAGLIGTVRALLTRLDIALEPRIAQAGIAFVAIAAMLSPLSWGSRIFQSEAVPATFAMAIAIWSFVWALRACWLLAFALAGLATLLQFLIGLYTGLVLLPALAFAAWQQRRWQIAPLPVLAWILPAIALFLWMRTGAKPVPPGFDFLDVFGRFRVPHHWFPSTASGLEWACDALLLVAGGLALRTLARHRPEARAPLVMLGGMILVAVLGTLANVLFVELLPITLIGKLQLQRLMPFGHLAIFLAIGAALAARPKLGADSRRDVHLALGLAVLPLVFTGLELASPGTIALIVAGAALASFIAHRPSPLAYAAPVLLAALLLVAHWRPAGLLSDGLQYRLERRYDPLGNRPIVGDKLARFMIERSPKSALLLHSPEWDNFTSSFSMRAERAAYVSFKNVPYTDHGVAVWQRRMERVIDRPIDGNLDFKRLRPLWRERNSADLEALGRDVGACWLMDRVEDRQAHFGAPLVTDRIGDTSWGIWKIGNCADAPAIEPEH, translated from the coding sequence GTGACGGGAGTAGCGCGTCCGCGGGCAGTGGACTGGTCGCTCGTCATCCTGTTGGCGCTCTCCTGCTGGCTGGTGCAGGGATACGCTTTCCCGCACGTCAACCACGGGCAGGAAATCCCGCCCGTCTACGCGCTGCTCGACCCCACGATGTTCGCGAACGACTTCGCCGCGCAGGACTTTCTCGGCCCCAATCCGCGCACGCTCTACCAGTACGGACTGGCCGGACTGGTGCGGCTGGTCGGCTCGGTCGGCACGGCGCTGTTCCTGCTCAACATCCTCGCGCACCTCGCCTTCTTCGCAGGGCTGATCGGGACCGTGCGCGCGCTACTGACGCGTCTCGATATCGCGCTTGAGCCGCGTATCGCGCAGGCGGGCATAGCCTTCGTCGCGATCGCCGCGATGCTCTCGCCGCTCTCTTGGGGCAGCCGCATTTTCCAGTCCGAGGCCGTGCCCGCGACCTTTGCGATGGCGATCGCCATCTGGTCGTTCGTTTGGGCGCTCAGGGCCTGCTGGCTGCTCGCCTTCGCGCTGGCGGGGCTGGCGACATTGCTCCAGTTCCTCATCGGCCTCTACACGGGGCTGGTCCTGCTCCCCGCGCTCGCCTTCGCCGCGTGGCAGCAGCGCCGCTGGCAAATCGCGCCGCTGCCCGTCCTCGCGTGGATCCTGCCCGCCATCGCGCTCTTCCTGTGGATGCGTACGGGCGCCAAGCCGGTGCCGCCGGGGTTCGACTTTCTCGACGTTTTCGGGCGCTTCCGCGTGCCGCACCACTGGTTTCCCTCGACCGCGAGCGGACTGGAATGGGCGTGCGATGCACTGCTGCTCGTTGCGGGCGGTCTCGCGCTCCGTACCCTCGCGCGGCATCGCCCCGAGGCGCGCGCCCCGCTGGTGATGCTCGGCGGCATGATCCTCGTCGCCGTTCTCGGAACGCTTGCCAACGTCCTGTTTGTCGAACTCCTGCCGATCACCTTGATCGGAAAGCTCCAGCTTCAGCGGCTGATGCCGTTCGGGCACCTCGCCATTTTCCTTGCCATCGGCGCGGCACTGGCGGCTCGGCCAAAACTTGGTGCCGACTCCCGCCGCGATGTCCACCTCGCGCTCGGCCTTGCGGTCCTTCCACTAGTCTTCACGGGGTTAGAACTTGCCTCCCCCGGCACAATCGCGCTGATCGTCGCTGGCGCCGCCCTGGCCTCGTTCATCGCGCACCGTCCGAGCCCGCTGGCCTATGCCGCGCCCGTCCTGCTCGCCGCGCTGCTATTGGTCGCCCACTGGCGGCCCGCGGGACTGCTATCTGACGGCCTGCAATACCGTCTCGAACGCCGCTACGACCCGCTCGGCAACCGCCCCATCGTCGGCGACAAGCTTGCGCGGTTCATGATCGAGCGGAGCCCCAAGTCGGCGCTGCTGCTCCACTCGCCCGAGTGGGACAACTTCACCTCCAGCTTTTCGATGCGGGCCGAGCGCGCCGCCTACGTCAGCTTCAAGAACGTGCCCTACACCGATCATGGCGTTGCTGTATGGCAACGCCGGATGGAGCGTGTCATCGACCGCCCGATCGATGGGAACCTCGACTTCAAGCGGCTGCGTCCATTGTGGCGGGAGCGTAATAGCGCGGACCTCGAAGCACTGGGCCGCGATGTGGGCGCCTGTTGGCTGATGGACCGCGTTGAGGATCGGCAGGCGCATTTCGGCGCCCCGCTCGTCACTGATCGCATAGGTGATACCAGCTGGGGAATCTGGAAGATCGGGAATTGCGCAGACGCCCCAGCGATCGAGCCGGAGCACTAG
- a CDS encoding glycosyltransferase family 2 protein, which translates to MSDRSTRDVPAFHAQLMGEKRHNHALVIPVLNEGARIGNQLARLAAASPPVDIVIADGGSSDGSLTEEILREKGVRALLIKTGRGKLSAQLRMAYAWCLDEGYAGIVTMDGNDKDGVEAVAAIVAALEDGADYVQGSRYLVGGEAINTPLERTVANRYIHAPLLSLGAGRRFTDTTNGFRGYSARYLEDPRVQPFRNVFQTYELLFYLTVRASQVGLDVRDVPVSRAYPDDGTVPTKIGGWASKLDMLGQTLAAARGKFAP; encoded by the coding sequence ATGAGCGATCGCTCCACCCGCGATGTTCCGGCCTTCCACGCGCAGCTCATGGGCGAGAAGCGCCATAACCATGCACTCGTCATCCCAGTCCTAAACGAGGGCGCGCGGATCGGCAATCAACTGGCCCGCCTCGCCGCCGCGTCGCCGCCCGTCGACATCGTCATCGCCGATGGGGGCAGCAGTGACGGCTCGCTCACCGAGGAGATTCTGCGCGAGAAGGGGGTGCGCGCGCTGCTCATAAAGACGGGACGCGGGAAGCTCTCGGCGCAGCTGCGCATGGCCTACGCCTGGTGCCTCGACGAAGGCTATGCGGGCATCGTCACGATGGACGGCAACGACAAGGACGGGGTCGAGGCGGTCGCTGCCATCGTCGCCGCGCTCGAAGACGGCGCCGACTACGTGCAGGGCTCGCGCTATCTCGTGGGCGGCGAGGCGATCAACACGCCGCTGGAGCGCACGGTCGCCAACCGTTACATCCACGCGCCGCTCTTGAGCCTCGGCGCGGGACGGCGGTTCACCGATACCACAAACGGCTTTCGCGGCTATTCGGCGCGCTATCTTGAAGACCCGCGCGTTCAGCCCTTCCGCAATGTCTTCCAGACCTACGAGTTGCTCTTCTACCTGACCGTGCGCGCTAGTCAGGTGGGGTTAGACGTGCGCGACGTGCCCGTCAGCCGTGCCTATCCTGACGACGGCACGGTGCCGACCAAGATTGGCGGCTGGGCGTCGAAGCTCGACATGCTCGGCCAGACGCTCGCCGCCGCACGCGGAAAGTTCGCGCCGTGA
- a CDS encoding polyhydroxyalkanoic acid system family protein: MNQSIDVDIPHQLGRAEAKARIAGNTHQLKDKIPGGAVEVQEHWEGDVLSLSVGAMGQNILATITVEEKVVRCHMDVPPMLAMFKGAIEGAFRKHGSDLLLEDRTR, from the coding sequence ATGAACCAGAGTATCGATGTCGACATTCCGCACCAGCTGGGCCGTGCCGAAGCCAAGGCGCGGATCGCGGGCAACACGCACCAGCTGAAGGACAAGATCCCCGGCGGCGCGGTCGAGGTGCAGGAGCATTGGGAGGGCGACGTCCTCTCGCTCAGCGTCGGGGCGATGGGGCAGAATATTCTCGCCACCATCACGGTGGAGGAAAAGGTCGTGCGTTGTCACATGGACGTCCCGCCGATGCTGGCGATGTTCAAGGGCGCGATCGAAGGGGCGTTCCGCAAGCACGGCAGCGATCTCCTGCTGGAGGATCGCACCCGATAG